From the genome of Longispora fulva:
TAGATCTCGTCCTCGCGGTGCGGCGACTGGTCGTCGTGCCCGCCGGCCCGGATCGAGTACGTCCCGACGGTCATGTCCGTCGTGCGCAGTGTCTCCACATAGTGGTTCGGCGCGTCGCCCGGCGTGCTGAAGGCGTGTTCGATGAGGCGCATGTCAGTACCCTACGGTAGGTTTTGCCGAACAGGTGTTCGTCGGAGAGGGCTGAGCGTGCGGGTTCTAGGAGTCGACCCGGGGCTGACCCGGTGCGGCGTCGGCGTCGTCGAGGGGCTGCCCGGCCGCCCCTGCCGGCTCCTGCACGTCGAGGTCATCCGCACCGATCCCGACGCGGACCTGGCGACGCGGCTGCTCGCCGTCTCCGACGGGATCACGGCGGCCCTGACGGCGTGGCGGCCGGAGCAGGTCGCCGTCGAGCGCGTCTTCAGCCAGAACAACGTGGGCACCGTGATCGGCACGGCCCAGGCCAGCGGGGTGGCCCTGCTGACGGCGGCGCGCGCGGGGCTGCCCGTGGTGACGTACACGCCGAGTGAGGTCAAGGCCGCCGTCACCGGCTCCGGAACGGCCGACAAGGCCCAGGTCACGGCGATGGTGACCAAGCTCCTCCAGTTGAAGGTCGCCCCGAGGCCGGCGGACGCCGCCGACGCCCTCGCGCTGGCCATCTGCCACGTCTGGAAGGGTGGCACCCAGGCCCGGATCGCAGCGGCGATCCAGGCCGCCAAGACCGCGCAGACGGCCGCGAGGCAGGCGCAGACAGGAGTCCGACGGTGATAGCGAGCGTGCGCGGTCAGGTGACGGCCATCGGGCCGGACACGGTCGTGGTCGAGGTCGGCGGGGTGGGCCTCGCGCTGCACTGTTCGCCGGGCACCCTCGCGGACCTGCGGGTGGGCGCGCAGACCCGGCTGGCGGCGAGCCTTGTGGTCCGCGAGGACTCCCTGACGTTGTACGGGTTCGCCGACGACGACGCCAAGAGCCTTTTCGAGCTGCTGCAGACCGCGAGCGGGGTCGGGCCGCGGGTGGCGCAGTCCATTCTCGCGGTGCACAGCCCCGACGCGGTGCGGGTCGCGATCGCCACGGCCGACACCGCGGCGCTGACCCGTGTGCCGGGGATCGGCAAGAAGGGTGCCGAGCGCCTGGTCCTGGAGCTGCGGGACAAGATCGGGGCGGTGGCGGTCCTCGACGACGGCGGGGTGACCACGGTCGGCGGGGCGCACGTCTGGCAGGAGCAGGTCCGCCAGGCCCTGACCGGGCTGGGCTGGACGGCCCGGGACGCGGACTCGGCGGTGTCCGCGGTGCACGAGTCGCTGGACAAGAGCGCGGACCCGCCGCCGGTGCCGGCGCTGCTCAAGCAGGCGATCCGGATGCTCGGGCGGACCCGGTGAACACCCCGGTGGTTTCGTCCGGGGGCCCCCGATGACCGACGAGTTCTTCGACGACGGGTCGATGCTGGTGTCGCCGGACGCGACGGACGCGGATCTGGCCGCCGAGACCAGCGTCCGGCCGAAGCGGCTGGAGGAGTTCATCGCCCAGCACCGGGTGCGCGAGCAGCTCCAGGTCCTGTTGCAGGGCGCGGTCCGCCGGGGTTCGCCGCCCGACCACATCCTGCTGTCCGGGCCGCCGGGGCTGGGCAAGACGACCCTGGCGATGATCGTGGCCGCCGAGCTGGGCACCGGTCTGCGGATGACGTCCGGGCCGGCCATCGAGCGTTCCGGCGACCTGGCGGCGATCCTCACCGGGCTCGGGCCGGGCGACGTGCTGTTCATCGACGAGATCCACCGGATCGCGAAGCCCGCCGAGGAGTTGTTGTACTCGGCGATGGAGGACTTCCGGGTCGACGTGATCGTCGGCAAGGGCCCGGGCGCGACGGCGATCCCGCTGGACGTGGAGCCGTTCACCCTGGTCGGGGCGACCACCCGGGCCGGCCTGCTGACCGGTCCGATGCGCGACCGGTTCGGCTTCGTCGCGCACCTGGACTTCTACGAGCCCGACGCGCTGCGCCACATCCTGCACCGTTCGGCCCGGATCCTCGGCGTGGACGTCT
Proteins encoded in this window:
- the ruvC gene encoding crossover junction endodeoxyribonuclease RuvC, with the translated sequence MRVLGVDPGLTRCGVGVVEGLPGRPCRLLHVEVIRTDPDADLATRLLAVSDGITAALTAWRPEQVAVERVFSQNNVGTVIGTAQASGVALLTAARAGLPVVTYTPSEVKAAVTGSGTADKAQVTAMVTKLLQLKVAPRPADAADALALAICHVWKGGTQARIAAAIQAAKTAQTAARQAQTGVRR
- the ruvA gene encoding Holliday junction branch migration protein RuvA, coding for MIASVRGQVTAIGPDTVVVEVGGVGLALHCSPGTLADLRVGAQTRLAASLVVREDSLTLYGFADDDAKSLFELLQTASGVGPRVAQSILAVHSPDAVRVAIATADTAALTRVPGIGKKGAERLVLELRDKIGAVAVLDDGGVTTVGGAHVWQEQVRQALTGLGWTARDADSAVSAVHESLDKSADPPPVPALLKQAIRMLGRTR
- the ruvB gene encoding Holliday junction branch migration DNA helicase RuvB — its product is MTDEFFDDGSMLVSPDATDADLAAETSVRPKRLEEFIAQHRVREQLQVLLQGAVRRGSPPDHILLSGPPGLGKTTLAMIVAAELGTGLRMTSGPAIERSGDLAAILTGLGPGDVLFIDEIHRIAKPAEELLYSAMEDFRVDVIVGKGPGATAIPLDVEPFTLVGATTRAGLLTGPMRDRFGFVAHLDFYEPDALRHILHRSARILGVDVSDDGAVEIAGRSRGTPRIANRLLRRVRDYAEVRGDGRVTLDAAQAALKVYDVDELGLDRLDRAVLRALVTSFGGGPVGLSTLAVAVGEQPDTVEEVCEPFLVRAGLLARTPRGRMATPAAWRHLGLQPPDSAFGAAQSRIDLPDIFGTDP